A part of Deltaproteobacteria bacterium genomic DNA contains:
- a CDS encoding RNA polymerase sigma factor RpoD/SigA: MRQTVRTRRSGGAARPFYSETGQSWPMPFTEEPSKKGAGAAGAGGEGNGAGYAPADSINIYFREIKRFKLLSAEEERELARRISRGDAEARRKMIEANLRLVVNIAKKYVNRGLQLQDLIDEGNIGLIKAAERFKASIGCRFSTYATYWIKQTIERALANKGSMIRLPIHIVTDISKMERAAREFRVRSNRDPSASELSDKTGLSGRYVKRLEVIKKRTVSLESQCPDESDCNLLDSLEDEGAPAPVELIEESRRAERVAGWLSLLDENEKKIISLRFGIGDYAPKTLEVIGRRFGVTRERVRQIEEKALIKLRAIAKEHAGCPSDLL; encoded by the coding sequence ATGAGACAGACGGTAAGGACCAGGAGGTCAGGCGGGGCGGCCAGGCCCTTTTATAGCGAAACGGGCCAGTCATGGCCCATGCCTTTTACTGAAGAGCCGTCCAAAAAAGGGGCAGGCGCGGCCGGGGCCGGAGGCGAGGGGAACGGGGCCGGATACGCCCCGGCCGACTCCATAAACATCTACTTCAGGGAGATAAAGAGGTTCAAGCTCCTATCGGCCGAGGAGGAGAGGGAGCTTGCGAGGAGGATTTCCAGGGGGGACGCGGAGGCCAGGAGGAAGATGATAGAGGCGAACCTCCGGCTCGTGGTCAACATAGCAAAGAAATACGTAAACAGGGGGCTTCAGCTCCAGGACCTCATCGACGAGGGTAACATAGGCCTTATAAAAGCGGCAGAGCGCTTCAAGGCATCCATAGGCTGCAGGTTCTCGACGTACGCGACCTACTGGATAAAGCAGACTATCGAGAGGGCGCTCGCAAACAAAGGCAGCATGATAAGGCTCCCCATACACATCGTGACCGACATCTCGAAGATGGAGAGGGCGGCGAGGGAGTTCAGGGTCCGCTCGAACAGGGACCCGAGCGCGTCCGAGCTCTCGGACAAGACCGGCCTTTCCGGGCGATATGTGAAGAGGCTCGAGGTGATAAAGAAACGCACGGTATCGCTTGAGTCCCAGTGCCCGGACGAATCGGACTGCAACCTGCTCGATAGCCTTGAGGACGAGGGCGCACCGGCCCCGGTCGAGCTCATAGAGGAGTCGAGGAGGGCCGAAAGGGTAGCGGGCTGGCTGAGCCTGCTGGACGAGAACGAGAAGAAGATAATCAGCTTGAGATTCGGCATAGGCGACTACGCCCCCAAGACGCTCGAGGTCATAGGCCGGAGGTTCGGGGTCACCAGGGAACGCGTAAGGCAGATAGAAGAGAAGGCGCTCATAAAGCTGAGGGCGATAGCGAAGGAGCACGCGGGCTGCCCGTCTGACCTGCTTTAG
- a CDS encoding response regulator — protein sequence MKALVVDDEETMLEVCSEILESAGFEVKRAPSGEAALGLIGEGRGEDCDLVLTDMDMPGLHGMDFFRRAVSLNGGLRQRFLFMTGGDRKGLEAASAANANFIVKPFRVKDFLASVERVITNTRVSGRTDARQTMHGRALSVSAQGFNMNAFSEDISRRGMRIRYSGKMLEPGSTMELALTGFCLNLVKQAEVVWSRKKGNGGFSSGLLFTMPLPDSAIVELVLEGQYSYEGGLR from the coding sequence TTGAAGGCGCTCGTAGTCGATGATGAGGAGACGATGCTGGAGGTCTGCTCGGAGATCCTCGAGTCCGCGGGATTCGAAGTCAAACGGGCCCCGAGCGGAGAAGCGGCTCTAGGGCTCATTGGAGAGGGCAGGGGAGAGGACTGCGACCTCGTCCTCACTGACATGGACATGCCAGGCCTGCACGGCATGGATTTTTTCCGCAGGGCAGTCAGCCTGAACGGCGGCTTAAGGCAGAGGTTCCTTTTCATGACCGGGGGCGACAGGAAGGGGCTGGAGGCGGCAAGCGCCGCAAACGCCAATTTCATAGTGAAGCCTTTCAGGGTGAAAGACTTCCTCGCCTCCGTGGAGCGCGTCATTACGAACACCCGCGTAAGCGGCAGGACGGATGCGAGGCAGACGATGCACGGACGCGCCCTCTCGGTCTCGGCACAGGGCTTCAATATGAATGCCTTCTCGGAGGACATATCCAGGCGGGGAATGCGGATAAGGTATTCGGGGAAGATGCTCGAACCCGGCTCGACCATGGAACTGGCCCTAACGGGCTTCTGCCTGAATCTCGTAAAGCAGGCAGAGGTGGTCTGGTCCCGAAAGAAAGGTAATGGCGGGTTTTCATCCGGGCTCCTGTTCACGATGCCGCTGCCTGATTCTGCGATAGTGGAACTTGTATTGGAGGGGCAGTACAGTTACGAAGGAGGGTTGAGATGA
- a CDS encoding sigma-54 dependent transcriptional regulator — MQKIEILLIEDSDPDARLLKEMLADSGSGERFILTRALSLAEAMERLSERQPDVALMDLNLPDSSGLSTFLALQSAYPALPVVLLTGLSDENLAARAVREGAQDYLIKGQVEPGNMARSIIYAVERSLSERAVRSGKKGDTPPQSLCPEMVSESAAIAEVKSLIAIISKTSSTSVLITGETGTGKELVANAIHYSSSRREGPFIKLNCSAIPDTLMEAEMFGYEKGAFTDARQSKKGLFELADGGTIFLDEIGDMDLRLQPKLLQVLENRTFRKLGGVQDQRVDVRVIAATNLNLGNMVKEKRFREDLFYRLNVMAVSLPPLRERKEDIVPIVRHFLKENGAGPGNRQKRLKDGATDLLLGYDWPGNIRELKNVIERALILAGQDDIGPEHLNISAPAPHYAENPPLVEGYSSEMTLEELEKAHIRTVLERTGWNITHASRTLGVSRFTLREKAKKYGFSKE, encoded by the coding sequence ATGCAGAAGATAGAGATACTCCTTATAGAGGATAGCGACCCGGACGCGCGTCTCCTTAAAGAGATGCTCGCGGACTCGGGCTCAGGGGAGAGGTTCATCCTCACCAGGGCCTTAAGCCTCGCGGAGGCCATGGAAAGGCTCTCCGAACGGCAGCCGGACGTGGCGCTGATGGATTTGAACTTGCCGGACTCCTCGGGGCTCTCTACTTTCCTTGCGCTCCAGAGCGCATATCCGGCCCTCCCGGTAGTTCTCCTTACCGGCTTATCGGATGAGAACCTGGCGGCAAGGGCCGTGAGGGAGGGTGCGCAGGACTATCTCATAAAAGGCCAGGTCGAGCCAGGGAACATGGCCCGCTCCATAATATACGCTGTCGAGAGGAGCCTTTCGGAAAGGGCCGTACGGAGCGGAAAAAAGGGAGATACGCCTCCGCAAAGCCTCTGCCCCGAGATGGTAAGCGAAAGCGCCGCCATCGCTGAAGTCAAATCCCTTATAGCAATAATATCCAAGACATCGAGCACCTCGGTCCTCATTACCGGAGAGACAGGCACCGGGAAGGAGCTGGTGGCGAACGCCATACATTACTCGAGCAGCAGACGCGAAGGGCCCTTCATAAAGCTCAACTGCAGCGCCATACCCGACACCCTCATGGAGGCCGAGATGTTCGGCTACGAGAAGGGGGCCTTCACGGACGCGCGCCAGTCAAAGAAGGGGCTTTTCGAGCTGGCGGACGGAGGCACCATCTTCCTGGACGAGATAGGAGACATGGACTTGAGGCTCCAGCCCAAGCTCCTCCAGGTACTTGAGAACAGGACTTTCAGGAAGCTCGGCGGCGTGCAGGACCAGAGGGTTGACGTCCGAGTCATAGCCGCCACAAACCTGAACCTGGGCAACATGGTAAAGGAGAAGCGGTTCAGGGAAGACCTCTTTTACAGGCTGAACGTGATGGCCGTGAGCCTTCCTCCCCTGAGGGAGCGAAAAGAGGACATTGTTCCCATTGTAAGGCACTTCCTCAAAGAGAACGGCGCCGGTCCTGGCAACAGGCAGAAGAGGCTTAAAGACGGCGCGACAGACCTGCTCCTCGGGTATGACTGGCCCGGAAACATAAGGGAGCTTAAGAACGTGATCGAAAGGGCCCTTATATTGGCAGGCCAGGATGACATAGGCCCGGAGCACCTTAATATAAGCGCCCCGGCCCCGCACTATGCTGAAAACCCGCCGCTTGTGGAAGGCTATTCAAGCGAGATGACCCTCGAAGAGCTCGAAAAGGCCCACATCAGGACCGTCCTTGAAAGGACCGGTTGGAACATCACCCATGCATCAAGGACGCTCGGGGTCTCGAGGTTCACACTTCGGGAAAAGGCCAAAAAGTATGGGTTTAGCAAGGAGTAA
- a CDS encoding response regulator has protein sequence MNEGLPGRPMEILMVEDNPYDIRLTIEAFREAKVSNKMHLAADGEEAIEFLRRKGKHRNAPRPDLILLDLNLPKMNGMEVLSEIKADPDTRRIPVVVLTSSADDNDVSAAYGLHTNAYITKTADVDRFITIAKAVEDFWFSIVKLPQG, from the coding sequence ATGAATGAGGGCCTCCCTGGAAGGCCGATGGAAATACTCATGGTGGAGGACAATCCCTATGACATCCGGCTTACGATAGAGGCCTTCAGGGAAGCGAAGGTGTCCAATAAAATGCACCTGGCCGCGGACGGTGAGGAGGCTATCGAATTCCTGAGGAGGAAGGGAAAGCACCGGAACGCGCCGAGGCCGGATCTCATCCTGCTGGACCTGAACCTTCCGAAGATGAACGGCATGGAGGTGCTCTCCGAAATTAAAGCCGACCCGGATACAAGGCGCATACCCGTGGTGGTGCTCACGTCTTCGGCCGACGATAACGACGTCTCGGCCGCGTACGGGCTCCATACGAACGCATACATAACCAAGACGGCGGATGTGGACCGGTTCATAACGATAGCAAAAGCCGTCGAGGACTTCTGGTTTTCAATCGTGAAACTGCCGCAAGGGTGA
- a CDS encoding PAS domain S-box protein encodes MLLKRWIPILALLIALSATFLVWRELSVSERAGLAHHTALKATAVKETIRDEMGLKVQALTELVRRWEAGAGAEIKWQEWEELLSAERNQGLKAVVLTRFGGEPVFRAGEAGLKAVEAVGAHAEGVSGEGGPALSGPVEFENGRKGFVVSIPVRGDGASAGALSAVFDSQDLFGAILAGKRGELTGHSVAVLNGATVLFADSGDIESEWVESLDLNILNAAWTVRVRPGEDVVSSSISVIPSVVLGMGSLVSVFLASLVYFAQSARIKGKSLEVANEMLRAEIEERSAAEEELRRSDEKFRGLVETSSDLVWEADEDLRYTYVSPKVRDMLGYEAEEVLGKTPWDFMEPDEAERVRAEFSRVAAARSPLGLFENVNIRKDGARVVVETSAAPVFSTNGEFSGYRGVDRDVTGKRLTEEDLRKSRASLATAQMIAHIGSWDWDMTSGEMSWSDEMCRVFGAQPGALQPSYDAFLGFAHPADREAVRRSIGELVRNGTAYSIEHRIVLPDGSMRVVHEQGETIFDGKGRAARLVGTVQDITDRKRTEEQLSLYREHLKELVDERTAELKEVNQRLAFEVEIRKKAEEAVTRMNEDLEERARELERVNKELEAFTYSASHDLQEPLRVISGYVQLLSRRYKGRLDAEADEFISYAVDGVGRMQRLINDLLSYSRVGRLKALKPVDCEEALGSAAANLKALLDESGAALRHEGLPTIVADSSQIEQLFMNLISNAVKYRSADTPVITVKAAQNGREWLFSVRDNGIGIDPKYSERIFELFQRLHGKTEFQGSGIGLSICKKVIENHGGRIWVESVPGEGSTFHFTIPLMEASDE; translated from the coding sequence ATGCTCCTTAAGAGATGGATCCCCATCCTTGCGCTCCTTATAGCGCTCTCGGCGACTTTCCTGGTATGGCGCGAGCTTTCAGTCTCCGAGAGGGCCGGCCTCGCCCACCATACCGCATTGAAAGCCACGGCAGTAAAAGAAACAATAAGGGACGAAATGGGCCTCAAGGTGCAGGCCCTTACCGAGCTTGTCCGGAGATGGGAGGCAGGGGCCGGGGCCGAGATAAAATGGCAGGAATGGGAAGAGCTCCTGAGCGCGGAGCGTAATCAGGGACTCAAGGCGGTGGTCCTTACCCGCTTCGGCGGGGAGCCGGTCTTCAGGGCCGGGGAGGCCGGCCTGAAGGCAGTCGAGGCCGTGGGCGCCCATGCGGAAGGGGTAAGCGGGGAAGGCGGTCCGGCCCTGTCCGGGCCGGTCGAGTTCGAGAATGGGAGGAAAGGTTTCGTAGTCTCGATTCCTGTACGCGGCGACGGTGCTTCAGCCGGGGCGCTCTCGGCCGTTTTCGATTCCCAGGACCTGTTCGGAGCGATATTGGCCGGTAAAAGAGGCGAGCTCACCGGCCACTCCGTCGCGGTCTTGAACGGCGCCACGGTACTCTTCGCGGACAGCGGGGACATCGAGAGCGAATGGGTTGAAAGCCTTGACCTCAATATCCTGAACGCCGCCTGGACAGTAAGGGTGCGGCCCGGAGAGGACGTCGTCTCTTCCAGTATTTCCGTCATACCGTCGGTCGTCCTCGGCATGGGCTCCCTCGTATCAGTCTTCCTTGCCTCCCTTGTATATTTCGCCCAGTCCGCCCGGATAAAGGGAAAGAGCCTTGAAGTGGCCAATGAGATGCTCCGGGCCGAAATAGAGGAGAGGTCGGCGGCCGAGGAGGAGCTACGGAGGAGCGATGAGAAGTTCAGGGGGCTGGTCGAGACGTCGAGCGACCTGGTATGGGAGGCGGACGAGGACCTCCGTTATACTTACGTAAGCCCGAAGGTCAGGGACATGCTCGGATACGAGGCAGAAGAGGTGCTGGGCAAGACCCCCTGGGATTTCATGGAACCAGATGAGGCCGAAAGGGTGAGGGCCGAGTTCTCAAGGGTGGCGGCGGCAAGGAGCCCGTTGGGCCTCTTCGAGAACGTAAACATCAGAAAGGACGGGGCCCGCGTTGTGGTCGAGACGAGCGCGGCGCCGGTCTTCTCTACGAACGGGGAGTTCTCGGGCTACAGGGGCGTGGACAGGGACGTAACCGGAAAGCGGCTCACCGAGGAGGACCTGAGGAAAAGCAGGGCGAGCCTTGCGACCGCGCAGATGATAGCGCATATAGGGAGCTGGGACTGGGATATGACAAGTGGCGAGATGTCCTGGTCGGACGAGATGTGCAGGGTCTTCGGGGCCCAACCCGGGGCTCTTCAGCCCTCCTATGACGCGTTTTTGGGCTTTGCGCACCCTGCGGACAGAGAGGCTGTTAGGAGGAGCATCGGCGAGTTGGTGAGGAACGGGACCGCCTATTCGATTGAGCACAGGATAGTCCTGCCCGACGGGAGCATGAGGGTCGTCCACGAACAGGGCGAGACCATCTTCGACGGGAAGGGGAGGGCCGCGCGGCTTGTCGGCACGGTGCAGGACATAACCGACAGGAAGAGGACCGAGGAGCAGCTGAGCCTCTACCGCGAGCACCTGAAGGAGCTTGTGGATGAGCGGACGGCCGAGCTCAAGGAAGTAAACCAGAGGCTCGCTTTCGAGGTGGAAATAAGGAAAAAGGCGGAAGAGGCCGTTACCCGCATGAACGAGGACCTGGAGGAGAGGGCCCGCGAGCTCGAGAGGGTGAATAAGGAGCTCGAGGCGTTCACATACTCGGCCTCTCACGACCTGCAGGAGCCGCTCCGGGTCATATCCGGCTACGTACAGCTCCTCTCCAGGAGATACAAGGGGAGGCTCGACGCCGAGGCCGACGAGTTCATCTCCTATGCCGTTGACGGGGTCGGGAGGATGCAGAGGCTCATAAACGACCTCCTTTCCTATTCCAGGGTTGGGAGGTTGAAGGCCCTGAAGCCCGTCGACTGCGAGGAGGCGCTCGGGAGCGCGGCCGCGAACTTGAAGGCCCTCCTCGACGAGAGCGGGGCCGCTTTGAGGCATGAGGGGCTTCCGACCATAGTGGCCGACTCGTCACAGATAGAGCAGCTCTTCATGAACCTCATATCCAACGCGGTGAAATACAGGAGCGCGGATACGCCCGTCATAACGGTAAAGGCCGCGCAGAACGGCCGGGAATGGCTCTTTTCCGTCAGGGATAACGGCATCGGCATAGACCCGAAATATTCGGAGAGGATATTCGAGCTCTTCCAGAGGCTCCACGGAAAGACAGAGTTCCAGGGGAGCGGCATCGGCCTTTCCATATGCAAGAAGGTAATCGAGAACCACGGCGGCAGGATATGGGTAGAATCCGTACCCGGGGAGGGCTCCACCTTCCATTTCACAATACCTCTCATGGAGGCGTCCGATGAATGA
- a CDS encoding bacteriohemerythrin has protein sequence MMVRWKEQLSTGVWWQEKQHRELFARFAKLVAAMEHGRGREEVDELYEFMENYLGRHFQAEEAAMERIGYSGKRAHAAEHRKLLEEITALRAEFETGARLSLVLKVQRRIIDWFMNHIGNMDKSLGSYLRAEELKHQQVVVNC, from the coding sequence ATGATGGTCAGGTGGAAAGAGCAGCTATCTACGGGAGTCTGGTGGCAGGAGAAGCAGCACAGGGAGCTTTTCGCCAGGTTCGCCAAGCTTGTGGCGGCAATGGAACACGGGCGCGGGCGGGAAGAGGTCGATGAGCTTTACGAGTTCATGGAGAACTATCTCGGAAGGCACTTCCAGGCCGAGGAAGCCGCCATGGAGCGTATAGGCTACTCAGGCAAAAGGGCCCATGCGGCGGAACACAGAAAACTACTCGAGGAGATAACGGCATTGAGGGCCGAATTCGAGACCGGGGCCAGGCTCTCCCTCGTACTCAAGGTGCAAAGGCGAATAATCGACTGGTTCATGAACCACATAGGGAACATGGACAAATCGCTCGGCTCATACTTGAGGGCAGAGGAGCTTAAGCACCAGCAGGTGGTCGTGAACTGCTGA
- a CDS encoding UvrD-helicase domain-containing protein — MSVTTTNSDMLARERALDTSASFAVQAPAGSGKTELLMQRFLALLSQVDKPERILALTFTRKAAGEMHSRIIGAIRKASEGCESEKPHEMKTLGLAASALRRDRELGWDLLLNPGRLKVQTIDSFSSTVARQMPLLSGLGDYSVTDEPEELYSTAAERTIALVEDEGPEGDSVRSALDHLDNSVRALSIRLVLMLGKRDQWLRHLERDATYEGMRALLEGSLKRLVEEELREIAAEFPEELEGALLRSARHAAKNILNEKSAIPALSGLERLPGPGAEDLPLWKGIQELLLTGKNEWRKPAGVNAKLGFPNGDNSSAAMKKEFQELLESLSGNGMLERALGRVGALPDPRFPEEERETLFALMRLLPVAERELNRVFAEAGKADFQAVALSALKSLGSEDEPTDLMLALDLKVQHILVDEYQDTSQTQLSLLEALTRGWTEGDGRTLFVVGDPMQSIYLFREAQVGLFLRARKEGIGPAKLIPLTLSSNFRSSERIVEWVNRTLGPAFPEAEDFFTGAVTYAPSEAAKGAVPESTVELTLLRERDDELEAEHVLSIVKKLPENESAAILCRSRTHVDSIVEALKDNGVPFRGRDIDPLSERPVIRDLMALLKALDHPFDRVAWLASLRAPWCGLTLSDLHSLCVGDAFSPVRELASDEKRLISLSEDGRQRLTRFVERTGKALSLWGRRPPSEVLRGLWISLGGPGFAGDEGAMNDAREFFKLLRSAEGPGRVSISELERKVEALYSGGGSQDAALEIMTVHKAKGLEFDNVIIPGLGKGPRNEDRGLLIWLEKDKDLLLAPAPGKGKEGSGIYEYLSGILKEKRELEEMRLLYVAATRARNSLHLIGHVKEGEDGEMTAVPKSFLSKISHAIGEGRFIERKEDGPSPGAAPMRVRKRLPLSWELPETAPAVPVDSMEKLIEQTEPEFYWAGEAIRHMGTVVHRYLCRIAREGLVEWGRGRIEREEPRLKAMLRSLGLGAREAGEAAKEGVRTLLKAVSDPRGRWILSKRDGAGTELPVTAVLEGGIAHMVIDRTFVDEDGTLWVIDYKTGSHEGGSLEEFFHNERERYRPQLERYARALRKGGEKREIKKGLYYPAHAEFMEVK; from the coding sequence ATGAGCGTAACGACGACCAATAGCGATATGCTCGCAAGGGAACGTGCCCTCGACACATCCGCATCTTTCGCGGTGCAGGCGCCTGCGGGGTCCGGGAAGACCGAGCTCCTCATGCAGCGGTTCCTCGCGCTCCTCTCGCAGGTGGATAAGCCTGAGCGGATACTCGCCCTCACCTTTACACGGAAGGCCGCCGGGGAGATGCACTCGCGCATAATAGGGGCCATAAGGAAGGCCTCTGAAGGGTGCGAGTCCGAAAAGCCCCATGAAATGAAGACGCTCGGGCTCGCGGCATCAGCGCTTCGGCGGGACAGGGAACTGGGCTGGGACCTCCTTCTGAACCCCGGGAGGCTCAAGGTGCAGACCATCGACTCGTTCTCGTCGACTGTCGCCAGGCAGATGCCGCTCCTTTCCGGGCTCGGGGACTACTCCGTAACCGATGAGCCGGAAGAGCTATATTCCACGGCCGCTGAGCGGACGATAGCCCTTGTCGAGGACGAAGGGCCTGAGGGCGACTCTGTAAGGAGCGCGCTCGACCACCTGGACAACTCCGTAAGGGCGCTTTCGATAAGGCTCGTATTGATGCTCGGGAAGCGCGACCAGTGGCTCCGGCATCTCGAACGGGACGCTACTTACGAGGGGATGAGGGCGCTACTCGAAGGCTCGCTCAAAAGGCTCGTCGAGGAAGAGCTGCGGGAGATAGCGGCAGAGTTCCCGGAAGAGCTCGAAGGCGCGCTTCTCCGCTCAGCGAGGCATGCGGCAAAGAACATCTTAAATGAAAAGAGCGCTATCCCGGCCCTGTCCGGTCTCGAAAGGCTCCCCGGTCCGGGAGCGGAAGACCTCCCGCTCTGGAAGGGCATACAGGAACTCCTGCTTACAGGGAAAAACGAATGGAGAAAGCCGGCAGGCGTGAACGCGAAGCTCGGCTTCCCCAACGGCGACAATTCTTCAGCGGCCATGAAAAAGGAGTTCCAGGAGCTTCTCGAGTCCCTTTCGGGGAACGGGATGCTTGAAAGGGCGCTCGGAAGGGTAGGGGCCCTTCCGGACCCCCGGTTCCCGGAGGAGGAAAGGGAGACGCTATTCGCGCTCATGCGCCTTCTCCCGGTCGCGGAAAGGGAGCTCAACAGGGTCTTTGCCGAGGCCGGGAAGGCCGACTTCCAGGCCGTTGCGCTTTCGGCGCTAAAGTCGCTCGGCTCTGAAGACGAACCGACTGACCTCATGCTCGCGCTGGACTTGAAGGTCCAGCACATACTCGTAGACGAATACCAGGACACCTCGCAAACGCAGCTATCGCTCCTAGAGGCCCTTACGAGGGGATGGACCGAAGGTGACGGCAGGACCCTTTTCGTGGTCGGCGACCCCATGCAGTCCATCTACCTTTTCAGGGAGGCCCAGGTTGGCCTCTTCCTCAGAGCAAGGAAGGAAGGCATAGGCCCGGCAAAGCTCATCCCCCTGACGCTTTCCAGTAACTTCAGATCGTCCGAGCGCATAGTCGAATGGGTGAACCGGACGCTTGGCCCGGCTTTTCCGGAGGCAGAGGACTTCTTTACAGGCGCCGTCACATACGCGCCGTCCGAAGCGGCAAAGGGGGCCGTTCCCGAGAGCACTGTAGAGCTAACGCTCCTGCGTGAAAGGGACGACGAGCTTGAGGCCGAACACGTCCTTTCCATCGTAAAGAAGCTCCCGGAGAATGAATCCGCCGCGATACTCTGCAGGTCGAGGACCCACGTGGATAGTATTGTTGAGGCGCTAAAGGATAACGGGGTCCCTTTCAGGGGCAGGGACATAGACCCGCTCTCAGAAAGGCCGGTTATACGGGATTTGATGGCGCTCCTCAAGGCCCTCGACCACCCCTTCGACAGGGTGGCGTGGCTTGCGAGTCTCCGAGCCCCCTGGTGCGGGCTTACCCTTTCAGACCTCCACTCGCTTTGCGTCGGAGACGCCTTTTCGCCGGTCCGGGAGCTTGCATCGGATGAAAAAAGGCTGATTTCCCTTTCGGAGGACGGCAGGCAAAGGCTAACGAGATTCGTTGAAAGGACGGGGAAGGCACTTTCGCTCTGGGGCAGGAGGCCGCCTTCCGAGGTGCTCCGCGGGCTCTGGATAAGCCTTGGCGGGCCGGGCTTTGCAGGGGATGAGGGCGCTATGAACGACGCCCGGGAGTTTTTCAAGCTCTTAAGGTCAGCCGAGGGGCCGGGCCGCGTATCTATCAGCGAGCTCGAGAGGAAGGTGGAAGCACTCTATTCCGGCGGCGGAAGCCAGGACGCCGCTTTGGAGATAATGACCGTGCACAAGGCAAAGGGCCTCGAATTCGACAATGTCATAATCCCGGGGCTCGGGAAGGGTCCGAGGAACGAGGACAGGGGGCTCCTCATATGGCTCGAAAAGGATAAAGACCTCCTCCTTGCGCCGGCCCCAGGCAAGGGGAAGGAAGGGTCAGGCATATACGAGTATTTATCCGGCATACTGAAGGAGAAGCGCGAGCTGGAGGAGATGCGCCTCCTTTACGTTGCCGCCACAAGGGCACGCAACTCGCTCCATCTCATAGGCCACGTCAAGGAGGGCGAGGACGGGGAAATGACTGCTGTCCCTAAATCTTTCCTGTCGAAGATATCCCACGCGATCGGCGAAGGCAGGTTTATCGAAAGGAAGGAGGACGGCCCATCTCCCGGAGCCGCCCCAATGCGGGTGAGGAAAAGGCTACCCCTCTCGTGGGAGTTACCTGAAACCGCCCCCGCAGTGCCGGTTGACAGCATGGAAAAGCTCATCGAACAGACCGAGCCAGAGTTCTATTGGGCAGGGGAGGCCATACGCCACATGGGAACGGTCGTTCACAGGTACCTTTGCCGGATAGCCAGGGAAGGGCTAGTTGAGTGGGGGAGGGGGCGGATAGAAAGGGAGGAGCCGCGCCTTAAGGCCATGCTACGCTCCCTCGGCCTCGGGGCCAGGGAGGCCGGGGAAGCCGCGAAGGAGGGCGTAAGGACCCTGCTAAAGGCGGTTTCCGACCCCAGGGGACGCTGGATACTCTCGAAAAGGGACGGGGCAGGCACCGAGCTCCCGGTCACCGCGGTGCTTGAAGGCGGCATAGCGCACATGGTCATAGACCGGACATTCGTGGACGAAGACGGCACGCTCTGGGTAATAGACTACAAGACCGGATCGCACGAGGGCGGCTCGTTGGAGGAGTTTTTCCATAACGAGCGCGAAAGGTACAGGCCGCAGCTCGAAAGGTACGCGCGGGCGCTACGCAAGGGCGGGGAGAAAAGAGAGATAAAAAAGGGGCTCTATTATCCGGCCCATGCGGAATTCATGGAGGTAAAATAA